The following proteins are encoded in a genomic region of Egibacteraceae bacterium:
- a CDS encoding NAD-glutamate dehydrogenase, with product MSDLDVAADALPPLLRRIGQRLEPRRAELVAALARAAYRRGLPARTVERDADLLVDRLEAGLDFLDGRAPGALSLRVTNPDGGRTVVEVNVEDVPFLLSTISEELAHRGLEPVDVVHPIVGVERDEAGTVTAVGPARDAGNRESWIRVEVHRGLPDAELGELARGLRALLEDTLRATRDHPAMRAQVDEAAFATRASAGSRYTAEEVDETIALLDWLLDDHFVLLGAREYDLVEAGGQPAVVTRAGSGLGILADEGSSRFAVPVALAGAPPEVRARLEGGDLLVVTRTDHVSTVHRRERMIGVGVKKVSGEGALAGEYRFLGLFAQKAFGEAPSSLPVLRRKLRTIIEWEDIVEHSYEERALRSLFEAMPKHELFQADVAQLHANLMELLDAQSRQDVRLLCRIDRASASVLVILPRDRFSARIRKRIQRLLSDAFGATAIDYHLSITESDQALLHFLVHTDGSPPAVAVDELEGEVLEVTRSWEDDLAAALERVHGAERGRRLSAAYAGVFPPGYTDINPVTEAVADIAELERLTDVRMALREAPAGAGDRTLRFLLYKSGGGVELSTFLPILESLGLTVVEEVPHRIATRHAGEVTLHDFGVRAGAGVAVDPDRDGARLADAAGAVWDGRAEADSLNRLVLHAGLSWDDVAVLRAYRRYRRQVGTTFTEAYQSDALVAHPEVARALVELFAARFEPDLGSSPHLADEARARVLAGCDAVERLDFDRILRDYLGMVEATLRTNRYRPDRTCLALKVDSAMVAGMPKPVPAAEVFVYDPGMEGVHLRGGPVARGGIRWSDRQEDVRTEVLGLMKAQMVKNAVIVPTGAKGGFVLKRPPAEAAGVKPEVHRLYGHFIRGLLDVTDNIVAGECVAPTAVRRHDGDDPYLVVAADRGTATFSDTANAISAEYGFWLGDAFASGGSTGYDHKAMGITARGAWLAVQRHFRELDIDVQSEPVTVVGIGDMSGDVFGNGLLQSAAVRLVAAFDHRHVFLDPDPDPAASYRERRRLFALAGSSWADYDTSVISRGGGVWSRETKSVPLSEEVRRLLRVDEPALSPPELIRALLTAPVDLLFAGGIGTFVKSSRESHADVGDRANDAVRVDADVLGARVVGEGGNLALTQRARIAYARRGGRCNTDAIDNAGGVATSDREVNLKILLGTAVERARLPPGERDRLLAAMTDEVAAGVLRDVDLQTWAVSREVATSQQAMAAYEHLMTELAEEETDGRRPGRLDRAVEALPSSGEMERRRKAGAGLTRPELAVLLAYAKIDLAGRLLASDLPDWPPLAPALVGYFPTQVAERLPDLVGDHRLRRELVATVVASEIVNRMGITYVSRTRHERGCAAHEVAAAFWAAREVAGADAHWRGVDELDAAVAPALQLELAAEAGGLVDALTRRYLGQADLPALADAVARDRAAFLELAGGAVQLGSPTRRAALRRRVDRYADLGVDEGLASRIVTASQLTFVPDVAAVARDSGRSVLEVAEVFLAVSELLPLEVLHARLRDLPVETHWERWQARGLTDELRDLRMLAADRALREAPGTGAPGSVRRLLAARGPARARVDDILARLRREPEAGLDGVAVAVRALRELLA from the coding sequence GTGAGCGATCTGGACGTGGCGGCCGACGCGCTGCCGCCGCTGCTGCGGCGCATCGGGCAGCGGCTCGAGCCACGGCGCGCCGAGCTGGTCGCGGCGCTGGCGCGGGCGGCCTACCGGCGTGGCCTGCCCGCGCGAACCGTCGAGCGCGACGCCGACCTGCTCGTCGACCGCCTGGAGGCCGGCCTCGACTTCCTCGACGGCCGCGCGCCGGGGGCCCTGTCGCTGCGGGTCACCAACCCCGACGGGGGGCGCACGGTGGTCGAGGTGAACGTGGAGGACGTCCCGTTCCTGCTGTCGACGATCAGCGAGGAGCTCGCCCACCGTGGCCTGGAGCCGGTCGATGTCGTGCACCCCATCGTCGGCGTCGAGCGCGACGAGGCCGGCACCGTCACGGCCGTGGGTCCCGCCCGTGACGCGGGCAACCGGGAGTCGTGGATCCGTGTCGAGGTGCACCGCGGGCTTCCCGACGCCGAGCTCGGCGAGCTCGCACGGGGGCTGCGGGCGCTCCTCGAGGACACCCTTCGGGCGACGCGGGACCACCCGGCGATGCGGGCCCAGGTGGACGAGGCGGCGTTCGCCACCCGCGCGAGCGCCGGGTCCCGCTACACCGCCGAGGAGGTCGACGAGACGATCGCCCTGCTCGACTGGCTCCTCGACGACCACTTCGTGCTGCTCGGCGCGCGGGAGTACGACCTCGTCGAGGCCGGCGGTCAGCCCGCGGTGGTGACCCGCGCCGGCTCAGGCCTCGGGATCCTCGCCGACGAGGGGTCGTCGCGCTTCGCGGTGCCCGTCGCGCTGGCGGGGGCCCCGCCCGAGGTGAGGGCGCGGCTGGAGGGCGGCGACCTCCTCGTCGTCACCCGCACCGACCACGTCAGCACCGTGCACCGGCGGGAGCGGATGATTGGGGTCGGGGTGAAGAAGGTCAGCGGGGAGGGCGCGCTCGCAGGCGAGTACCGCTTCCTCGGCTTGTTCGCGCAGAAGGCCTTCGGCGAGGCGCCGAGCAGCCTTCCCGTCCTCCGGCGCAAGCTCCGCACGATCATCGAGTGGGAGGACATCGTCGAGCACTCCTACGAGGAGCGCGCCCTGCGCAGCCTCTTCGAGGCCATGCCGAAGCACGAGCTGTTCCAGGCGGACGTCGCACAGCTGCACGCCAACCTCATGGAGCTGCTCGACGCGCAGAGCCGCCAGGACGTGCGGCTGCTGTGCCGTATCGACCGGGCAAGCGCCTCGGTGCTCGTCATCCTGCCGCGGGACCGGTTCAGCGCGAGGATCCGCAAGCGCATCCAGCGGCTACTGAGCGACGCGTTCGGGGCCACGGCCATCGACTACCACCTGTCGATCACCGAAAGCGACCAGGCGCTGCTGCACTTCCTCGTCCACACCGACGGGTCCCCCCCGGCGGTCGCCGTCGACGAGCTCGAGGGGGAGGTCCTCGAGGTGACCCGCAGCTGGGAGGACGACCTCGCGGCGGCCCTCGAGCGGGTCCACGGCGCCGAGCGTGGCCGGCGCCTGTCGGCCGCGTACGCCGGGGTGTTCCCCCCCGGCTACACCGACATCAACCCCGTCACCGAGGCGGTCGCCGACATCGCCGAGCTCGAGCGGCTCACCGACGTGCGGATGGCGCTGCGCGAGGCGCCCGCCGGAGCGGGGGACCGCACCCTGCGCTTCCTGCTCTACAAGTCGGGCGGCGGCGTGGAGCTCTCGACGTTCCTGCCGATCCTCGAGAGCCTGGGCCTGACCGTCGTCGAGGAGGTCCCTCACCGGATCGCCACCCGCCACGCCGGCGAGGTCACCCTTCACGACTTCGGCGTGCGGGCCGGCGCGGGCGTGGCCGTGGACCCCGACCGGGACGGGGCCCGGCTGGCCGACGCGGCCGGCGCGGTGTGGGACGGGCGGGCCGAGGCGGACTCGCTCAACCGGCTCGTGCTCCACGCCGGCCTGTCGTGGGACGACGTCGCGGTGCTCCGCGCCTACCGCCGCTACCGGAGGCAGGTCGGCACGACGTTCACCGAGGCCTACCAGTCCGACGCGCTCGTCGCCCATCCCGAGGTGGCACGTGCGCTCGTGGAGCTGTTCGCCGCGCGCTTCGAACCGGACCTCGGAAGCAGCCCGCACCTCGCCGACGAGGCACGCGCGCGGGTGCTCGCGGGCTGCGACGCCGTGGAGCGGCTCGACTTCGACCGCATCCTGCGCGACTACCTCGGCATGGTCGAGGCCACCCTGCGCACGAACCGCTACCGGCCCGACCGCACGTGCCTCGCGCTGAAGGTGGACAGCGCCATGGTGGCCGGCATGCCGAAGCCGGTGCCCGCCGCGGAGGTCTTCGTGTACGACCCCGGCATGGAGGGGGTGCACCTGCGGGGCGGCCCGGTCGCCCGGGGAGGCATCCGCTGGAGCGACCGGCAGGAGGACGTGCGGACCGAGGTCCTCGGCCTCATGAAGGCGCAGATGGTGAAGAACGCGGTGATCGTGCCCACGGGCGCGAAGGGGGGCTTCGTGCTGAAGCGGCCGCCGGCGGAGGCCGCTGGGGTGAAGCCGGAGGTGCACCGCCTGTACGGCCATTTCATACGCGGACTGCTCGACGTCACCGACAACATCGTCGCGGGCGAGTGCGTCGCGCCCACGGCCGTCCGCCGCCACGACGGCGACGACCCCTACCTCGTCGTCGCGGCAGACCGTGGGACCGCGACCTTCTCCGACACCGCGAACGCGATCAGCGCCGAGTACGGCTTCTGGCTCGGCGACGCGTTCGCGTCCGGCGGCTCGACCGGGTACGACCACAAGGCGATGGGCATCACCGCGCGGGGTGCGTGGCTGGCCGTGCAGCGCCACTTCCGCGAGCTCGACATCGACGTGCAGAGCGAGCCCGTGACCGTCGTCGGCATCGGCGACATGTCCGGCGACGTCTTCGGCAACGGCCTGCTGCAGAGCGCGGCGGTGCGGCTCGTCGCCGCCTTCGACCATCGCCACGTCTTCCTCGACCCGGACCCCGACCCTGCGGCCAGCTACCGCGAACGGCGGCGCTTGTTCGCCCTCGCGGGCTCGTCGTGGGCCGACTACGACACCTCGGTGATCAGCCGTGGCGGTGGCGTGTGGTCGCGTGAGACGAAGTCGGTGCCGCTGTCCGAGGAGGTCCGCCGGCTGCTGCGGGTCGACGAACCGGCCCTCAGCCCTCCCGAGCTCATCCGGGCGCTGCTCACCGCACCGGTGGACCTGCTGTTCGCCGGGGGGATCGGGACGTTCGTGAAGTCGTCGCGAGAGAGCCACGCCGACGTCGGGGACCGGGCCAACGACGCGGTCCGCGTGGACGCCGACGTCCTCGGCGCGCGCGTGGTCGGCGAGGGCGGCAACCTTGCGCTCACGCAGCGGGCCCGCATCGCGTACGCGCGCCGGGGAGGGCGCTGCAACACCGACGCCATCGACAACGCGGGCGGGGTCGCGACGTCCGACCGCGAGGTCAACCTCAAGATCCTGCTCGGGACGGCCGTCGAGCGCGCCCGCCTGCCACCCGGGGAGCGCGACCGCCTCCTCGCCGCGATGACCGACGAGGTCGCCGCCGGGGTCCTCCGCGACGTCGACCTGCAGACCTGGGCCGTCAGCCGCGAGGTGGCCACCAGCCAGCAGGCCATGGCCGCCTACGAGCACCTCATGACCGAGCTCGCCGAGGAGGAGACCGACGGCCGGCGACCGGGGCGCCTGGATCGGGCGGTGGAGGCGCTGCCGTCGAGCGGTGAGATGGAGCGCCGGCGCAAGGCGGGGGCCGGCCTCACACGCCCGGAGCTCGCGGTCCTGCTCGCCTACGCGAAGATCGACCTCGCCGGCCGGCTCCTCGCCTCGGACCTGCCGGACTGGCCGCCGCTCGCGCCGGCGCTCGTCGGGTACTTCCCCACGCAGGTCGCCGAGCGCCTGCCCGACCTCGTCGGCGACCATCGGCTGCGCCGCGAGCTCGTCGCCACCGTCGTGGCGAGCGAGATCGTGAACCGCATGGGCATCACCTACGTCAGCCGGACCCGCCACGAGCGGGGTTGCGCGGCGCACGAGGTGGCTGCGGCGTTCTGGGCGGCACGCGAGGTGGCCGGCGCGGACGCGCACTGGCGCGGCGTCGACGAGCTCGACGCCGCGGTGGCCCCCGCACTGCAGCTCGAGCTGGCCGCCGAGGCCGGCGGGCTCGTCGACGCGCTCACCCGCCGCTACCTCGGTCAGGCGGACCTTCCCGCGCTTGCCGACGCGGTCGCCCGTGACCGTGCGGCCTTCCTCGAGCTCGCAGGGGGCGCCGTGCAGCTCGGGTCACCCACGCGCCGTGCCGCCCTGCGTCGACGGGTCGACCGCTACGCCGACCTCGGCGTCGACGAGGGGCTCGCCAGCCGGATCGTGACCGCATCCCAGCTCACGTTCGTGCCCGACGTCGCCGCGGTCGCGCGCGACAGCGGCCGGTCGGTGCTCGAGGTGGCCGAGGTCTTCCTCGCCGTGTCCGAGCTCCTGCCCCTCGAGGTGCTCCACGCCCGGCTGCGCGACCTCCCGGTGGAGACGCACTGGGAGCGCTGGCAGGCCCGGGGCCTCACCGACGAGCTGCGCGACCTCCGTATGCTCGCCGCTGACCGGGCCCTGCGCGAAGCGCCCGGGACCGGTGCGCCGGGCAGCGTCAGGCGGCTGCTGGCCGCACGCGGCCCGGCGCGCGCACGCGTCGACGACATCCTCGCGCGCCTCCGGCGCGAACCCGAGGCAGGACTCGACGGGGTGGCGGTGGCCGTCCGGGCCCTTCGCGAGCTCCTCGCCTGA
- a CDS encoding citrate synthase, with product MSDHARIELDGQTYEAPLIVGTEDERAFDITKLRASTRYITYDPAYANTGSVKSSITYIDGEAGILRYRGYPLEQMAQHSTFLETAYLLIYGELPKREQLDAFSTNITRHTLLREDMRRFFDAFPTDAHPMAILASAVCALSTFYQDHYNPSNPQDVEISIYRLMAKLPTVAAWAYKTSIGMPYIYPSNDLGFAENFLHMMFAVPAEPYQVDPEVARALTLLFILHADHEQNCSASTVRMVGSSHLNLFGSISAGITALWGPLHGGANQDVVETLLAIQASDDDVDTFIRRAKDRDDPFRLPGFGHRVYKNYDPRAKIIKATADRVIAKLVGDDPLFEIARTLEETALSDDYFVERKLYPNVDFYSGLIYRAMGLPLNMFPVMFAIGRVPGWIAQWREMTKDPDTRINRPRQIYTGPSERDYVPMDQR from the coding sequence ATGAGCGATCACGCACGCATCGAGCTTGACGGCCAGACGTACGAGGCCCCGCTGATCGTGGGGACCGAAGACGAGCGCGCCTTCGACATCACCAAGCTCCGTGCCAGCACCCGCTACATCACGTACGACCCCGCCTACGCCAACACGGGGTCGGTCAAGAGCTCGATCACCTACATCGACGGCGAGGCGGGGATCCTGCGCTACCGCGGCTATCCGCTCGAGCAGATGGCGCAGCACTCCACGTTCCTCGAGACCGCCTACCTCCTCATCTACGGCGAGCTGCCGAAGCGGGAACAGCTCGACGCCTTCAGCACGAACATCACCCGCCACACCCTCCTCCGCGAGGACATGCGTCGCTTCTTCGACGCCTTCCCCACGGACGCTCACCCGATGGCGATCCTCGCCTCCGCCGTCTGTGCGCTGTCGACGTTCTACCAGGACCACTACAACCCCTCGAACCCGCAGGACGTCGAGATCTCGATCTACCGCCTGATGGCCAAGCTGCCGACCGTCGCGGCGTGGGCGTACAAGACCTCGATCGGCATGCCCTACATCTACCCGAGCAACGACCTCGGCTTCGCCGAGAACTTCCTCCACATGATGTTCGCCGTGCCGGCCGAGCCCTACCAGGTCGACCCGGAGGTCGCCCGGGCGCTCACCCTACTGTTCATCCTCCATGCCGACCACGAGCAGAACTGCTCCGCCTCCACGGTGCGGATGGTCGGGTCGAGCCACCTCAACCTGTTCGGCTCCATCTCCGCGGGCATCACCGCCCTGTGGGGGCCCCTCCACGGGGGCGCGAACCAGGACGTCGTCGAGACGCTGCTCGCCATCCAGGCCTCCGACGACGACGTCGACACGTTCATCCGTCGGGCCAAGGACCGCGACGACCCCTTCCGTCTGCCGGGGTTCGGCCACCGGGTCTACAAGAACTACGACCCCCGGGCCAAGATCATCAAAGCGACCGCCGATCGCGTCATCGCGAAGCTCGTGGGTGACGACCCGCTCTTCGAGATCGCCCGCACGCTCGAGGAGACCGCCCTGTCCGACGACTACTTCGTCGAGCGCAAGCTCTATCCCAACGTCGACTTCTACTCGGGGCTGATCTACCGGGCGATGGGCCTGCCGCTCAACATGTTCCCGGTGATGTTCGCCATCGGGCGGGTCCCGGGTTGGATCGCTCAGTGGCGGGAGATGACGAAGGACCCCGACACCCGGATCAACCGGCCACGTCAGATCTACACCGGTCCGAGCGAGCGCGACTACGTGCCCATGGACCAGCGCTGA
- a CDS encoding sugar phosphorylase produces the protein MPMKPTLAPAIVARLRAHLDRLYGPAEAAEAADRLVALCERFLPGRQAPARPLFDETDVVVITYADQLHEAGRPPLQTLRSFFADHLAGTVTGVHLLPFYPWTSDDGFAVVDYLQVDPAVGSWDDVRALAADVRLMVDAVVNHVSSQNSWFTRWRSGDDHEGWFIEVDPATDLSAVTRPRPQPVLTPYESAGGLRHVWTTFSPDQIDLNYANPDVLLTVTEVLLTYVANGAQILRLDAVAYLWKRLGSSCIHLPETHEVIRLWRSVLDAVAPGTLLITETNVPHAENVSYFGDGGDEAHLVYQFPLAPLVLSAFHLADTTTLQEWAAGLSTPSDTTAFFNFLGSHDGVGVRPAEGLLTPAEIAQLCDLATAHGGGVSYKADADGGMSPYELNTVYFDALTEVDSAEPAPVQVDRFLSAQSILLALAGVPGIYVQALLGSRNWHEGVKQTGRLRTINRRKFDRALLEAELADETSLRALVFGQFRQRIRVRTAEPAFHPTGAQRVVPTPPGVFALERSAPDGSSTVLCLHSVTGRLQTCTVAQAGGVYTDLVTGRGYRSGAGGALRVELPPYAVRWLRRHA, from the coding sequence ATGCCGATGAAGCCGACGCTCGCTCCCGCGATTGTGGCACGGCTGCGCGCGCACCTCGACCGGTTGTACGGGCCCGCGGAGGCGGCCGAGGCCGCGGACCGGCTCGTGGCGCTGTGCGAGCGGTTCCTCCCAGGGCGGCAGGCGCCGGCCCGTCCCCTGTTCGACGAGACCGACGTCGTCGTCATCACCTATGCCGACCAGCTGCACGAAGCGGGCCGGCCGCCCCTGCAGACGCTGCGAAGCTTCTTCGCCGACCACCTCGCGGGCACGGTCACGGGCGTGCACCTGCTGCCCTTCTACCCGTGGACCTCCGACGACGGGTTCGCCGTCGTCGACTACCTCCAGGTCGACCCGGCGGTCGGGTCCTGGGACGACGTCCGTGCCCTCGCCGCCGACGTGCGGCTCATGGTCGACGCCGTCGTCAACCACGTCTCCTCGCAGAACTCGTGGTTCACCCGGTGGCGGTCGGGCGACGACCACGAGGGCTGGTTCATCGAGGTGGATCCGGCCACGGACCTCTCGGCGGTGACGCGACCTCGTCCGCAGCCGGTGCTCACCCCGTACGAGTCCGCCGGCGGCCTCCGCCACGTGTGGACCACCTTCAGCCCCGACCAGATAGACCTCAACTACGCGAACCCCGACGTCCTGCTCACCGTCACCGAGGTGCTGCTCACCTACGTGGCGAACGGGGCGCAGATCCTACGCCTCGACGCCGTCGCGTACCTGTGGAAGCGGCTCGGCTCGTCCTGCATCCACCTGCCCGAGACCCATGAGGTGATCCGGCTGTGGCGCAGCGTCCTGGACGCGGTCGCCCCGGGCACCCTGCTCATCACCGAGACGAACGTGCCCCACGCGGAGAACGTCAGCTACTTCGGCGACGGCGGGGACGAGGCGCACCTCGTCTACCAGTTCCCTCTCGCCCCGCTCGTGCTGTCGGCCTTCCACCTTGCGGACACGACGACGTTGCAGGAGTGGGCGGCCGGCCTGTCCACGCCCTCGGACACGACGGCCTTCTTCAACTTCCTCGGCTCCCATGACGGGGTGGGGGTACGGCCCGCCGAGGGGCTTCTCACCCCCGCGGAGATCGCCCAGCTGTGCGACCTCGCGACGGCTCACGGCGGAGGCGTGTCCTACAAGGCCGACGCTGACGGCGGCATGAGCCCCTACGAGCTCAACACCGTCTACTTCGACGCCCTGACGGAGGTCGACTCCGCCGAGCCCGCGCCGGTGCAGGTCGACCGCTTCCTCTCGGCCCAGTCCATCCTGCTGGCGCTCGCGGGGGTTCCCGGCATCTACGTGCAGGCGCTGCTCGGCAGCCGCAACTGGCACGAGGGCGTGAAGCAGACAGGACGCCTGCGCACCATCAACCGCCGCAAGTTCGATCGGGCTCTGCTCGAGGCGGAGCTCGCCGACGAGACGAGCTTGCGTGCACTGGTGTTCGGTCAGTTCCGGCAGCGGATCCGTGTCCGCACCGCCGAGCCCGCGTTCCACCCCACCGGCGCGCAGCGCGTCGTACCGACACCACCTGGCGTCTTCGCCCTCGAACGCAGCGCCCCGGACGGCTCCTCGACGGTGCTCTGCCTCCACAGCGTGACGGGGCGGCTCCAGACGTGCACCGTCGCGCAGGCCGGCGGGGTCTACACCGATCTCGTCACCGGGAGGGGCTACCGCAGCGGCGCCGGTGGCGCACTGCGCGTCGAGCTGCCCCCCTATGCCGTGCGCTGGCTGCGCCGGCACGCCTGA
- a CDS encoding response regulator transcription factor, protein MPHTLTARDGASTGGQTRVVIVEDHHAIRAALVMLLDSCPDITVVGEAPSVGQACAVIAAQDPHLVLLDLRLGGQDGLDVARRLRASGSRTPVLVLSASDGALDLREALDAGADGFLSKSVPSRVLLDGVRRAAAGETVIGEELAFALRARAADPAPSAPRRLLGAARVL, encoded by the coding sequence ATGCCGCACACCCTCACCGCCCGCGACGGCGCCAGCACCGGTGGGCAGACGCGCGTCGTCATCGTCGAGGACCATCACGCGATCCGCGCCGCGCTCGTGATGCTGCTCGACAGCTGCCCGGACATCACCGTCGTCGGTGAGGCGCCGTCGGTCGGCCAGGCCTGCGCGGTCATCGCGGCGCAAGACCCCCACCTCGTCCTGCTCGACCTCCGCCTCGGCGGGCAGGACGGCCTCGACGTGGCCAGGCGCCTCCGGGCCTCGGGGTCCAGGACGCCGGTCCTCGTCCTCAGCGCCTCCGACGGCGCGCTCGACCTCCGCGAGGCGCTCGACGCGGGCGCCGACGGCTTCCTCAGCAAGAGCGTGCCCTCACGCGTGCTGCTCGACGGGGTCCGGCGGGCGGCCGCCGGTGAGACGGTCATCGGCGAGGAGCTCGCCTTCGCGCTGCGTGCGCGCGCGGCCGATCCCGCACCGTCGGCGCCCCGCCGCCTCCTCGGCGCCGCACGCGTCCTCTAG
- a CDS encoding glucosyl-3-phosphoglycerate synthase, translating into MTVGDSTGTWFAARTFASDQFSVADLTRRKQASGTTVSVVLPARNEAETIGAMVAAVATLAGALVDELVVVDGGSTDGTPEVAAEAGARVHHDSAILPQYGPACGKGDALWRSLSVTSGDIVAYVDADIRNPDPRFVWGLLGPLLCEPGVQLVKGFYDRPLTVGDLRDRAGGGRVTELLARPLLNLFWPALAGLVQPLAGEYAGRRQLLEALPFFTGYGVELGLLVDTLAHAGRDAIAQVDLGVRVHNNQPLADLSVMAYAIAKVAVRRLCDEQRATLAEALPRTYTQFGRTDEGRVSEMRTEVAIVERPPLRSLDRP; encoded by the coding sequence ATGACGGTCGGTGACAGCACGGGAACCTGGTTCGCCGCGCGGACGTTCGCGAGCGACCAGTTCTCCGTCGCCGACCTTACCCGTCGCAAGCAGGCCAGCGGCACCACCGTGAGCGTCGTCCTGCCCGCCCGCAACGAGGCGGAGACCATCGGCGCGATGGTGGCGGCGGTGGCGACCCTCGCGGGCGCCCTCGTCGACGAGCTTGTCGTTGTCGACGGCGGCTCGACCGACGGCACGCCCGAGGTGGCTGCCGAAGCGGGGGCGCGGGTGCACCACGACAGCGCGATCCTGCCCCAGTACGGTCCGGCATGCGGCAAAGGCGACGCGCTGTGGCGGAGCCTGTCGGTGACCTCCGGCGACATCGTCGCCTACGTCGACGCCGACATCCGCAACCCCGACCCCCGCTTCGTGTGGGGACTGCTCGGTCCCCTGCTCTGCGAGCCCGGCGTGCAGCTCGTGAAGGGCTTCTACGACCGGCCGCTCACCGTGGGCGACCTACGCGACCGAGCCGGCGGCGGGCGGGTCACCGAGCTCCTCGCCCGCCCCCTCCTCAACCTATTCTGGCCCGCTCTCGCCGGTCTCGTCCAGCCCCTCGCCGGCGAATACGCCGGCCGGCGGCAGCTGCTCGAGGCGTTGCCCTTCTTCACCGGCTACGGGGTCGAGCTGGGACTGCTCGTCGACACGCTGGCGCATGCCGGGCGTGATGCCATCGCGCAGGTCGACCTCGGCGTGCGGGTCCACAACAACCAGCCTTTGGCCGACCTGTCCGTGATGGCCTACGCCATCGCCAAGGTCGCCGTCCGCCGCCTGTGCGACGAGCAGCGCGCGACGCTCGCCGAAGCGCTCCCCCGCACCTACACGCAGTTCGGCCGTACCGACGAGGGGCGCGTGAGCGAGATGCGCACGGAGGTCGCGATCGTCGAGCGGCCGCCCCTGCGCTCGCTCGACCGGCCCTGA
- a CDS encoding plastocyanin/azurin family copper-binding protein: MNQDFRERVFVPFMLPLAVLAGFGIFAFSLSRVLLAVPEMSAVFIALLVAAYVLVLAAFVAARPHLPARALGVGLVVGMVGVTAAGAAGAAAGIRPIHHEEEAAAEGEGGEGEGAEGEAFPEDALVFVAIDIDFSEAPATAPAGELTIAIDNKGGAPHDVTFEEAGDETVVEAPGGESATGTIELEPGTYTYYCSVPGHRQAGMEGTLEVQ, translated from the coding sequence ATGAACCAGGACTTCCGCGAGCGGGTGTTCGTTCCGTTCATGCTGCCGTTGGCGGTGCTCGCCGGCTTCGGCATCTTCGCCTTCAGCCTGTCCCGGGTGCTCCTCGCCGTTCCCGAGATGTCCGCGGTGTTCATCGCCCTGCTCGTCGCCGCCTATGTGCTCGTGCTCGCCGCGTTCGTGGCGGCGCGCCCGCACCTGCCCGCTCGGGCCCTCGGCGTCGGCCTCGTCGTCGGCATGGTCGGCGTCACCGCGGCCGGCGCCGCCGGCGCCGCCGCAGGCATCCGGCCCATCCACCACGAAGAGGAGGCGGCCGCCGAGGGAGAGGGTGGTGAGGGGGAGGGCGCCGAGGGCGAGGCCTTCCCCGAGGACGCCCTCGTCTTCGTCGCCATCGACATCGACTTCTCCGAGGCGCCGGCGACCGCCCCCGCCGGCGAGCTCACCATCGCGATCGACAACAAGGGCGGAGCGCCGCACGACGTCACGTTCGAGGAAGCCGGCGACGAGACGGTCGTGGAGGCACCCGGCGGGGAGTCCGCTACCGGCACGATCGAGCTCGAGCCCGGGACCTACACCTACTACTGCAGCGTCCCCGGGCACCGGCAGGCGGGCATGGAGGGCACGCTCGAGGTGCAATGA
- a CDS encoding cytochrome c oxidase assembly protein, protein MPEAVLSWEPHPDAWLLVVALVGGYLYALSAWGPKLAPGRRPASRNQRVCFVSGVALLWVAADWPIHHVAESYLFSVHMLQHMIFLYAVPALLILGTPGWLLRRLLRPAAVFAVARVLTRPLVALVAVNAFIAATHWPVIVNASVQSAPLHFTLHAMTIGLGVLLWWPVLSPLPELPHLSYPGRMTYLFAHSIVPTVPASFLTFSEGALYRAYAEAPRLWDFMTVVQDQQIAGLLMKIGGGLILWGTIAVLFFRWASESESGGPDALYWRDLEGDIEAVNLQPTTRTE, encoded by the coding sequence ATGCCCGAGGCGGTCCTGTCCTGGGAGCCCCACCCCGACGCCTGGCTCCTCGTCGTCGCGCTCGTCGGGGGCTACCTCTACGCGCTGTCCGCGTGGGGGCCGAAGCTCGCGCCAGGGCGCCGCCCCGCGAGCCGCAACCAACGGGTCTGCTTCGTCTCCGGCGTGGCGCTGCTGTGGGTGGCGGCGGACTGGCCCATCCACCACGTCGCCGAGAGCTACCTGTTCAGCGTCCACATGCTGCAGCACATGATCTTCCTGTACGCCGTCCCGGCGCTGCTCATCCTCGGCACCCCCGGGTGGCTTCTGCGGCGCCTGCTGCGGCCCGCGGCCGTGTTCGCCGTGGCGCGGGTCCTCACCCGCCCCCTCGTCGCCCTCGTCGCCGTGAACGCGTTCATAGCGGCGACCCACTGGCCGGTCATCGTCAACGCCTCCGTGCAGAGCGCCCCACTGCACTTCACCCTGCACGCCATGACCATCGGGCTCGGCGTCCTGCTGTGGTGGCCGGTGCTCTCCCCGCTGCCCGAGCTGCCGCACCTGTCCTACCCCGGACGCATGACCTACCTGTTCGCGCACTCGATCGTGCCGACGGTGCCCGCGTCGTTCCTCACCTTCTCCGAGGGGGCCCTGTACCGGGCGTACGCCGAGGCGCCCCGCCTGTGGGACTTCATGACCGTCGTGCAGGACCAGCAGATCGCGGGCCTGCTCATGAAGATCGGCGGCGGCCTCATCCTGTGGGGGACGATCGCCGTGCTCTTCTTCCGCTGGGCGAGCGAGAGCGAGTCCGGTGGGCCCGACGCGCTCTACTGGCGTGACCTCGAAGGCGACATCGAGGCCGTGAACCTTCAGCCGACGACGAGGACCGAATGA